In the Planctomycetia bacterium genome, CCGTCGCGCCTTTCAGCTCGTCGATCAGGCCGCTCGCTTCGGTGATCGTCAGCTCGGCCGCATTTCGCACGCCGAATCGCGCGTGCAGTTTGTCGCCGAGTTCGATCCCCTGTCGCTCGGCAATCGCTCCGAGCGACCGGACTTGGCTGGCGGTCGCGGGACGCGTGCCGTCGCGACGACGGCCGGGGGCGTGACCGTTGCTGTTCGCTTGGCCGTGGTTCTTGTCGTCGCCGTTGTGACCGTTGGCGCAGGCCCCGGTCGACTTCGTTCCGGCGAGCTCTTCGTCGACCGCGGTTTTCGCCATGACGAAGAGTTGCTTGATCCGTTCACGCAAGCGCTCGGCATCTCCCGCCAGCGAGGAATCGAGCTCCAGTTCTAGATTCACGGCCGCACCGCGCGACCCGTAATTGGCCTCACCGACCTTCTTCGTAAAACCGACATTGAGTTTGAGCATGTTGGTTCCTTTGAGTTTGAAGAATGTTCTTAATTCGCGCAACCGTTACCACGGTGAAGAAGTCGTGACGTAGACGACGAAGATCGTCCAAAGTCGCGGACGGTGATCGGTTGCTGAATACTTCGGTCTTTATTTTTCTCCTGAGAAGTCTCTTAACTTGCTCTTTTTATTGACCGGCAATCGCTACGACAGGAGAATGCGAACCGTGAGATCGCCGCCTAGTCATCCGTGCGCTCTGGAACGAACTTCATCGCCATACGCATCGATCTCACTCCGCTCTCCCATCCGAACTTCGGCGGCATCGACTTTCCCGTCGATCTGATCGCCGATTGAGAATGAAGATCGTGACCGAGCACCATGCCGCCTCGCCGACTTAACCCCGTCGGAGACGCGTGTTTTTTTTACGCGTAAAAATGGCCCCGTTGTGGTTGATCCTCTCCCGGTTTCAAAGACGCAAGCGATGAACGAATCCGAAGATCCGAACAAGACCATCGACTTTTCGTCGAACTCGGCCGAACCGCTCGAAGCGAAACCGGCTTCGGGCTTTGAGACACCATCGGCAGCGCCGAGGTCGAGTCTCGGCGGCATTCGCGCAGTGCTCTTGCGCGAAGCCGAGGCCGATAGCGCGCCTGGTGTGGATCCGAATTCCGATGCGATGCCGCAGAGGTCCGCGACCGGAGACCGTTATCAAATCTCCGGCGAGATCGCCCGCGGGGGGATGGGTGCGGTGCTACGGGGGCGCGATGTCGATCTAGGACGCGACTTGGCGGTCAAAGTCCTGTTGGAGAAATACGCCGATCGGCCGGATGTCGCACGGCGCTTCATCGAAGAAGCCCAGATCGGTGGCCAGTTGCAACATCCGGGCGTGGTGCCGGTCTACGACGTCGGCCGCTTCGGCGATCGACCGTTCTTCACGATGAAATTGGTGAAGGGTAAGACGCTCGCCGCGCTGCTTGGTGAGCGTGCCGATGCGACGGCCGATCTCCCGCGGTATTTGAGCATCGCTCTGCAGGTGGCGCAGACGTTGGCGTATGCCCACTCCAAGGGAGTCATTCATCGCGACCTGAAGCCCGCAAACATCATGGTGGGCGCGTTCGGCGAAGTGCAGGTGATGGACTGGGGGCTGGCGAAGGTGCTGGCCGATGTCGGGACCGACGATCAAGCACAGGCGCTCCGTAAACAGGAAGTACCGGAAGATGTGAGCACGATCCGTACCGCGCGCAGCACCGATTCATCCGGTGGTTTCGGAACTGAGACCGAAGCCGGCTCTCTGCTCGGCACGCCGGCTTACATGCCGCCGGAACAAGCCAACGGCGACATCGCCAACCTCGACCGCCGGGCCGACGTCTTCGGGCTCGGCGCGATCCTCTGCGAGATTCTGTCCGGCAAACCCCCGTACCTCGGCCGATCCGGCGAGGAAGTTCGTCGCAAGGCGGCCAACGGTGACTTGGCGGATGCCTTTGGGCGATTGGATCACTGCGGGGCTGATGCGGAGTTGATCGTCCTGACACGCAAGTGCCTCACGCCGGAAGCCGCCGATCGACTCCAGAACGCGAATGCCGTGGCCGACGCTTTGACGGCCTACTTGGACGGAGTGCAGGCTCGCTTACGCCGAGCCGAGCTGGCCGAAGCGGAATCCCGCGCTCGCGCGATCGAGGAAGCAAAACGTCGCCGACTGACGCTGGCGCTGGCGTCTACGGTAATTGTGGCGCTGACCTTGGGAGGTGGCGGCTGGCTGT is a window encoding:
- a CDS encoding DUF3072 domain-containing protein, translating into MLKLNVGFTKKVGEANYGSRGAAVNLELELDSSLAGDAERLRERIKQLFVMAKTAVDEELAGTKSTGACANGHNGDDKNHGQANSNGHAPGRRRDGTRPATASQVRSLGAIAERQGIELGDKLHARFGVRNAAELTITEASGLIDELKGATGNGGRR